A portion of the Candidatus Paceibacterota bacterium genome contains these proteins:
- a CDS encoding helix-turn-helix transcriptional regulator, protein MEYVRKISNLTTFLYETNPSSDSIARFLVLDTFSPFEPSGLLLGLLQSNGSIKATGNFGVSEGIRNEVVAIANGPLSPFSQSMQKDKVLSLHGLGDLLPHSSKEIRMEGHLSGLDYSLAWPIHYLGVGLLFFSEEIALDSLDELFFRSVGGMLALHHTYTKTLSDFTEGVGLAGPAGPQGTTGAAGPQGTTGTTGATGATGTTGTTGEAGPQGTTGATGTTGTTGEAGPQGTTGTTGAVGTTGATGATGPAAVSASSKNQPLMAESKELTSRQKIILSEIRRGKTNETIALSLNFSSSLIRQETMEIYRKMGVSGRKELMEMDNNEE, encoded by the coding sequence ATGGAGTATGTGCGCAAAATCTCAAACCTGACAACTTTCCTGTATGAGACCAACCCGTCCTCGGATTCCATCGCACGTTTTCTTGTCTTAGATACTTTTTCACCATTCGAACCAAGCGGACTCCTCCTCGGGCTGCTTCAATCGAATGGATCGATTAAGGCCACAGGCAATTTCGGAGTTAGCGAAGGAATCCGGAATGAAGTTGTTGCAATCGCAAACGGGCCGTTGAGTCCATTCTCTCAATCTATGCAGAAGGACAAAGTCCTGAGCCTGCACGGACTCGGTGATTTACTGCCGCACTCCTCCAAAGAGATAAGAATGGAGGGTCATCTTTCTGGTCTTGACTACTCACTGGCCTGGCCGATTCATTACTTAGGAGTTGGGCTCCTCTTTTTTAGTGAGGAAATCGCACTCGACTCTCTCGATGAACTTTTTTTCCGCTCGGTTGGTGGAATGCTCGCACTTCACCATACTTACACGAAGACACTGTCAGATTTCACTGAAGGAGTTGGATTAGCAGGTCCGGCGGGACCGCAAGGTACGACCGGTGCGGCGGGACCGCAAGGTACAACCGGCACAACCGGTGCGACCGGTGCGACCGGCACAACAGGTACAACCGGCGAGGCGGGACCGCAAGGTACAACGGGCGCGACGGGCACAACAGGTACAACCGGCGAGGCGGGACCGCAAGGCACAACCGGTACAACAGGTGCAGTTGGCACAACGGGTGCGACCGGTGCGACAGGACCCGCTGCAGTTTCAGCCAGCTCTAAAAATCAACCGCTAATGGCAGAAAGTAAGGAACTTACTTCTCGCCAAAAAATTATTCTCAGTGAGATACGTCGAGGTAAGACCAATGAAACTATTGCGCTAAGCCTAAATTTCAGTTCCTCTTTAATACGACAAGAGACAATGGAAATCTACCGAAAGATGGGAGTGAGCGGCCGTAAAGAACTCATGGAAATGGACAATAATGAGGAATGA
- a CDS encoding thiamine ABC transporter substrate-binding protein produces MKLTRKTLIPISIVAIAALLVIVVNNTGGTKIKDLTLATHDSFVISPAQIKDFNAKSGYTLKLVKVGDAGTLTNKLVLTKDSPIADAVFGIDNSFAGVATKAGIIDGDLVATDYGDVCFNYDRTWFESRKIAAPTSVRDLVKPLYKGLTVVENPNTSSTGLSFLAASVELFGQQKWPMFWKSLKANEVKVDDGWEAAYYTDFSGSSGKGAYPIVLSYATSPADEVRADGKSQTTAITDGCFRQTEYVGVLKKAKNPQGAEKLIEYLLSPAFQKTFPTSMYMYPAVTGVEIPESWATFAGKANRTYGDTLDINANRKTWLSTWSEIFG; encoded by the coding sequence ATGAAACTTACGAGAAAGACGCTCATTCCCATCTCCATCGTTGCAATTGCAGCGCTATTGGTAATCGTCGTAAATAACACGGGCGGGACCAAGATCAAGGACCTGACTCTGGCTACACATGACTCTTTCGTCATAAGTCCTGCCCAGATCAAGGACTTCAATGCAAAGAGTGGATACACACTCAAGTTAGTCAAGGTCGGAGACGCTGGAACCCTCACCAACAAGTTGGTACTCACCAAAGATTCTCCCATCGCTGATGCAGTCTTTGGAATTGATAACTCCTTCGCCGGCGTTGCCACGAAAGCTGGAATTATTGATGGCGATCTAGTCGCAACCGATTATGGTGACGTCTGCTTCAACTACGACAGGACATGGTTTGAATCGCGCAAGATAGCGGCCCCCACTTCTGTAAGAGACTTGGTAAAACCCCTTTATAAAGGACTCACGGTTGTAGAAAATCCAAATACCTCTTCAACAGGACTCTCTTTCTTGGCAGCCAGCGTAGAACTCTTCGGTCAGCAGAAGTGGCCGATGTTCTGGAAGAGCCTCAAAGCGAATGAGGTCAAAGTGGATGACGGCTGGGAAGCCGCCTACTACACAGATTTCTCCGGCTCCAGTGGAAAGGGTGCCTACCCGATTGTTCTGAGTTACGCGACATCCCCCGCAGATGAAGTTCGGGCAGATGGTAAATCGCAAACCACAGCAATCACCGACGGTTGCTTTCGGCAGACCGAGTATGTCGGCGTCCTCAAGAAGGCAAAAAATCCACAGGGTGCAGAGAAGTTAATCGAATATCTCTTATCTCCTGCTTTCCAGAAAACCTTCCCAACCTCGATGTATATGTATCCGGCTGTTACCGGAGTGGAAATTCCAGAGAGTTGGGCGACCTTTGCCGGCAAGGCCAATCGCACTTATGGTGACACGTTAGATATCAACGCAAATCGCAAGACCTGGCTCTCAACGTGGTCAGAAATCTTCGGTTAA
- a CDS encoding iron ABC transporter permease — protein MLFYWPLGKILSLGFSGNWFESIATSQVLNIFWFTIWQALISSLISVSLGIPGAYVLYARRLRGQELIKAFITVPFVLPTIVVAIGFTSFRQLPVFASLLQGGSNVPIIILAHVFMNYSIAVRIIGSTWRNLDFSLEDAASLDGAGRLRTFLEVTLPLLKTSIASAFTLIFLYCAASFGIILVLGGGAIRTVETEIYVTTTQYLDLNKSAGLVFLQSIITAIAFFLSRDRGASGLIENQAHGPSRKLDRRDLPVIAITLTFVSIFIALPILKIFINAFLVEGSPSILNFSNLTGHGARELLNISVTHAALNSLRNAIVASAISISIGLLVSFIISRRERGFNARVSKNILDLAFQAPIGISSVVLGFGYLITFGSGIFPLRSSWIVTPIVASILSTPLVIRLIYPALISIDEDLLESAATDGASVEQTWWQIEAPLIRTVILTALGFSALISIGEFGAANFLAYGDQGTLPIILYQLISRPGTQNYGMAMAASSLLILFVTLVMYLITRLDTSKK, from the coding sequence GTGCTGTTCTACTGGCCTTTAGGGAAAATACTTTCTCTCGGATTTTCAGGAAATTGGTTTGAGTCAATAGCCACTTCCCAAGTGCTAAATATTTTCTGGTTCACGATCTGGCAAGCCCTAATCTCCTCACTCATCTCCGTATCACTAGGGATCCCAGGCGCATACGTACTCTACGCTCGACGACTTCGAGGACAGGAATTGATCAAGGCTTTCATTACGGTTCCGTTTGTCTTGCCGACGATCGTTGTTGCGATCGGCTTCACATCGTTTCGTCAACTGCCTGTATTCGCCTCACTCTTACAAGGCGGTTCCAACGTTCCGATCATCATTTTAGCGCACGTATTCATGAACTATTCGATTGCGGTTCGAATAATTGGCAGCACCTGGCGAAATCTTGACTTCTCTCTTGAAGACGCCGCCTCACTGGATGGCGCAGGGCGTCTGCGGACTTTTTTGGAAGTCACCCTCCCCCTTCTCAAGACTTCCATCGCTTCGGCTTTTACCTTGATATTTCTTTATTGCGCAGCGAGTTTCGGGATAATTCTGGTTCTTGGCGGTGGAGCGATCAGGACAGTTGAAACAGAAATCTATGTAACGACGACTCAATATCTAGATCTAAACAAGAGCGCAGGATTAGTTTTTCTCCAATCCATCATTACCGCAATTGCTTTCTTTCTGTCCAGAGACAGGGGGGCGAGCGGACTCATCGAGAATCAGGCCCACGGACCTTCGCGTAAATTGGACAGGCGTGACTTGCCTGTTATTGCAATAACCCTCACATTTGTCTCAATCTTCATCGCCTTGCCAATCCTTAAAATATTCATTAATGCATTCTTAGTTGAAGGTTCGCCTTCCATCCTAAACTTCTCCAATCTCACCGGGCACGGGGCACGGGAGCTGCTCAACATCTCAGTAACCCACGCAGCGCTCAATAGTCTGAGAAATGCAATTGTGGCGAGCGCGATAAGTATCAGTATTGGACTGCTAGTGAGTTTCATAATCTCTAGACGCGAGAGGGGTTTTAACGCCCGTGTATCAAAGAACATCCTCGACCTAGCTTTCCAGGCACCTATCGGTATCTCCAGTGTCGTTTTGGGTTTTGGCTATCTCATTACTTTTGGTTCGGGGATATTTCCGTTGAGATCAAGCTGGATAGTGACGCCTATCGTCGCTTCAATCCTGTCAACACCTCTCGTAATCCGACTGATCTACCCCGCGCTCATCTCCATTGACGAAGATCTGCTCGAATCCGCCGCAACCGATGGGGCTTCGGTCGAACAGACTTGGTGGCAGATCGAGGCACCCCTTATTCGGACTGTCATTCTTACCGCGCTCGGCTTTAGCGCTCTCATCTCAATCGGCGAATTTGGTGCCGCAAATTTTCTCGCCTACGGGGACCAAGGAACTCTTCCAATAATCCTTTATCAACTAATTTCCCGCCCCGGAACACAAAACTATGGAATGGCGATGGCGGCAAGTTCTTTGCTTATCCTCTTTGTGACACTCGTCATGTATCTAATCACGCGGCTAGACACCTCAAAGAAATAG
- a CDS encoding SDR family oxidoreductase yields MTNRTIYQMLDMTGKVAIVTGGGTHLGSAFAEALAELGAHVYIASRRTELCEKVAEEMRGRGLKVTGLGCDATDEIAVRHLVERVVSESGRLDVLIANAGGHRTTTYPPYGKIDEFRASFELNMLSTYICAQEAAKAMLPNKSGAIITLGSIAARLAMDPRSYNSDFTRSGPPYIAAKAGVLNLTRALAAEFGPHGIRVNCISPGQIPNDETNKSQVETFRKMNALQRTGLAEDVKGAAALLASDASAWITGQEILVDGGWSIW; encoded by the coding sequence GTGACAAATAGAACCATCTACCAGATGCTCGATATGACTGGCAAAGTTGCGATTGTGACTGGAGGTGGGACACACCTTGGAAGCGCATTTGCCGAGGCGCTTGCCGAACTAGGAGCTCATGTCTATATCGCCTCACGGCGCACAGAACTTTGCGAAAAGGTAGCCGAAGAGATGCGCGGCCGAGGATTAAAAGTGACTGGATTAGGCTGCGATGCGACTGATGAAATTGCGGTGAGGCACCTTGTGGAGAGAGTTGTTTCCGAATCAGGTCGTCTCGACGTTCTTATTGCTAATGCAGGCGGTCATCGCACAACGACATATCCTCCATATGGGAAGATCGACGAATTTAGAGCCTCTTTCGAACTCAATATGCTTTCGACATATATTTGTGCTCAAGAAGCCGCGAAGGCGATGCTTCCAAATAAGAGCGGAGCAATTATCACCCTCGGATCGATCGCGGCGCGCCTTGCGATGGATCCACGATCATACAATTCTGACTTTACGAGATCAGGTCCTCCTTATATTGCCGCAAAGGCTGGGGTACTCAATCTCACTCGTGCATTAGCAGCAGAATTCGGACCTCATGGAATTCGTGTGAACTGCATTTCTCCTGGTCAGATTCCAAATGACGAAACCAATAAGTCGCAGGTGGAGACTTTCAGAAAAATGAATGCACTTCAGCGAACAGGTCTTGCTGAGGATGTCAAAGGTGCAGCAGCATTGCTTGCATCAGATGCAAGCGCCTGGATCACGGGGCAAGAAATTCTTGTCGATGGTGGTTGGTCGATCTGGTAA
- a CDS encoding DMT family transporter, producing the protein MSGGSLYGLLTLFVGALTSVQSRANGQLSVDVHSALGSAVISNAVGWAILWVLVLVRRSDRQGFKVFLQAIRNREMHWWELMGGAGGAFFLAMQSSAVPEIGVAVFTICLVGGQTATSLLVDKIGFSANGKQSITWPRVFAAIMTLVAVSIAVYPDLGTVNFKVVTIVLCLAVGVVVAFQHALNSRINLIARNPMVTTWLNFSVGISFLIIALVIDLMRGGSIGPLPHNFWVYIGGPCGLLFVAVAASAVRTMGVLNFILFSVTGQLVGALLLDWLLPTDAGALDGYLITGTVVTLGSIAFSRFFHANHQKNLIRESATRSI; encoded by the coding sequence GTGAGTGGGGGAAGTTTGTACGGATTACTGACACTCTTTGTTGGGGCTCTTACTTCCGTCCAATCACGAGCGAATGGCCAACTCTCGGTCGATGTTCATAGCGCCCTAGGTTCGGCAGTCATTTCAAATGCGGTGGGGTGGGCAATTCTCTGGGTCCTCGTTCTTGTCAGAAGAAGCGACCGACAAGGTTTCAAAGTTTTCCTGCAAGCTATAAGAAATCGTGAGATGCACTGGTGGGAACTCATGGGTGGAGCCGGCGGTGCCTTCTTCCTTGCTATGCAGAGTTCTGCCGTTCCCGAAATTGGGGTCGCAGTTTTTACTATCTGCCTCGTAGGGGGCCAAACAGCCACATCGCTCCTTGTCGATAAAATTGGCTTCTCTGCCAATGGAAAACAATCGATCACCTGGCCACGGGTCTTTGCAGCAATCATGACGCTCGTTGCAGTGAGCATCGCGGTCTATCCCGACCTTGGAACAGTCAATTTCAAGGTTGTCACAATCGTTTTATGCCTAGCAGTAGGAGTAGTAGTCGCTTTTCAGCACGCGTTAAACAGTCGGATTAACCTAATCGCGAGAAATCCCATGGTCACCACATGGCTCAATTTCTCTGTTGGAATCTCATTCCTGATCATTGCCCTTGTTATTGATTTAATGCGGGGCGGGTCGATAGGTCCCCTGCCCCATAATTTTTGGGTATATATCGGTGGCCCGTGCGGATTGCTCTTCGTGGCGGTAGCCGCGTCGGCCGTTCGCACAATGGGAGTCCTTAACTTCATTCTCTTCAGTGTCACCGGACAGTTGGTGGGAGCCTTGTTGTTGGACTGGCTACTGCCTACAGATGCAGGTGCACTAGATGGCTACCTCATCACCGGAACTGTTGTAACCCTTGGTTCGATTGCCTTCTCTCGCTTCTTTCACGCCAATCATCAGAAGAACCTCATCCGGGAATCTGCCACAAGATCTATATGA
- a CDS encoding response regulator transcription factor, translated as MSEKGSPSGSMNVSMDLIPRIRVLVADDHPIYRAGLVERLEDEEGELTVVGEASNGHEAVEMTQSLRPDVVLMDLHMPLMTGIEATAKIKADFPGIQVLILSATTAETDLRDAIIAGASGYLVKTSSPAELRQAIITCLDEESEGIPLPLTLDDSAMFGNSKGLSKRELQILELVAKGETNKAIGVQFNLSSRTIEVHMRNIFTKLGVSSRTEAVTTAIRDQAIQLP; from the coding sequence ATGTCAGAGAAAGGCAGCCCTAGCGGATCAATGAACGTGTCAATGGATTTAATCCCCAGAATTCGCGTCTTGGTCGCAGATGACCACCCGATATACCGGGCTGGCTTGGTAGAGCGGCTCGAAGACGAAGAAGGCGAACTCACCGTTGTAGGCGAAGCATCAAATGGTCATGAAGCGGTTGAAATGACGCAGTCGCTACGCCCCGATGTTGTACTGATGGATTTGCATATGCCCCTCATGACGGGAATTGAAGCCACCGCAAAGATCAAGGCAGACTTTCCAGGAATACAAGTCCTCATTCTTTCCGCAACTACTGCAGAGACAGATTTACGCGACGCAATAATTGCTGGCGCCAGTGGATATCTAGTGAAGACTTCGAGTCCTGCCGAACTTCGACAAGCAATTATTACTTGCCTAGACGAAGAATCCGAAGGGATTCCATTACCTTTGACTCTTGACGATAGCGCCATGTTTGGCAACTCCAAGGGCTTGAGTAAGCGCGAATTGCAAATTCTTGAGTTAGTGGCCAAAGGCGAAACAAATAAAGCAATTGGGGTGCAGTTCAACTTGAGTAGTCGCACAATTGAAGTCCATATGCGTAACATATTTACAAAACTTGGTGTCTCCTCACGAACAGAAGCTGTTACCACCGCCATCCGTGATCAAGCGATTCAGTTGCCTTGA
- a CDS encoding ATP-binding protein — MLKKIIHQYRDYRLWVILVVTAAASASTGIQIRNYRTVENLNDTLQNSSLIQFFVFVYLIATMASALLFGPKEVLATILAAAIFFLPNGLHLLDAKYGEVILLRLGVIALASIGTGFIVNREKRARQRLIALNNQLKETILEKERYIKFAGEAQENERLRISRDLHDDSLQLLAVATINIDQAIEAANLEEIRHNMVRAKETLMLTSETIRRYCEELRPILLESMGLISAVQWLGNDLETRAQISVEFETIGEGSQINAQDEIHLFRVMQEAFHNIERHSRATSVELLWQYHPDHLEISVTDNGVGMWNFGPSPARSLGIQGMHERIELLGGTIAFESRPGFGTRILLTIPTL, encoded by the coding sequence TTGCTTAAGAAAATCATCCACCAGTACCGCGACTATCGACTCTGGGTCATTCTGGTGGTCACAGCTGCTGCATCTGCATCCACGGGTATCCAGATTCGCAACTATCGCACCGTGGAAAATCTGAACGACACACTACAAAATTCGAGTCTAATTCAATTTTTTGTCTTTGTTTACCTTATTGCGACGATGGCCTCCGCATTACTTTTTGGACCAAAGGAGGTACTCGCCACAATACTTGCGGCTGCAATCTTCTTCCTCCCCAATGGCCTCCATTTATTAGATGCAAAGTATGGCGAGGTGATTTTGCTCCGACTCGGGGTGATAGCCCTTGCATCTATCGGAACTGGATTTATTGTCAATCGCGAGAAGAGAGCACGCCAACGCCTTATTGCGCTAAACAATCAATTAAAAGAAACCATTCTCGAGAAAGAGCGCTACATCAAATTTGCTGGAGAAGCCCAGGAGAACGAGCGCTTGCGTATTTCACGCGACCTGCACGATGACTCATTGCAATTATTGGCTGTCGCAACGATCAACATCGACCAGGCGATTGAAGCCGCAAACCTGGAGGAAATTAGACATAACATGGTCCGCGCCAAGGAAACACTCATGCTTACATCTGAAACTATTCGACGCTATTGCGAAGAATTAAGACCAATTCTCCTTGAATCAATGGGTCTTATTTCAGCCGTGCAATGGCTAGGCAATGATCTCGAAACTCGGGCACAGATCTCTGTTGAGTTCGAGACCATTGGCGAAGGCTCGCAGATCAACGCACAGGACGAAATTCACCTGTTCCGCGTGATGCAAGAGGCTTTCCACAACATAGAACGCCACTCACGAGCCACGAGTGTGGAATTACTCTGGCAATATCATCCCGACCATCTGGAGATTTCCGTCACCGATAACGGAGTCGGGATGTGGAATTTCGGTCCTTCTCCTGCCCGTTCCCTCGGCATCCAGGGCATGCACGAGCGCATCGAACTGCTCGGGGGAACCATCGCATTTGAGAGCAGACCAGGCTTCGGAACCAGAATTCTCCTTACAATCCCAACTCTGTGA
- a CDS encoding cyclopropane-fatty-acyl-phospholipid synthase family protein has translation MAQTKWIADKVSTLFTEGVPIRFAAFDGSAAGNLQSENILEIKSPLALRYILSHPGDLGLARAYITNHLDVRGDIHATLMALRTYVKSPMPIDSLAKLTLAVGPSALIRPELPIEEAPPRYRRGLLHSLTRDRSAIEHHYDVSNTFYSYILGPTMVYSCAVFDNESSSLEEAQREKVDLICRKLDLKPGMKLLDVGCGWGTLILHAAKEYGVKAVGVTLSKNQVTLARERIVRAHLEESIDIRLQDYREVQDSDFDAISSVGMSEHVGDSKLDLYFSQLHQRIKEKGRILNHCITRPHSELKARTGAFIDRYIFPDGELTAPSRVTQALHNSGFELRHSENLREHYAKTLAKWCENLDANWDDAVKEVGENRARIWNLYMQLCRIGFETNSIQIHQFLGVDNDQFGRNELPRRFKF, from the coding sequence ATGGCACAGACGAAATGGATAGCCGATAAAGTTTCAACACTTTTCACTGAAGGTGTGCCTATTAGATTTGCAGCTTTCGATGGAAGTGCGGCAGGAAACCTACAATCTGAGAATATTCTTGAAATCAAATCACCGCTGGCGCTGCGGTACATCCTGAGTCATCCCGGGGATCTCGGACTTGCGCGCGCCTACATAACAAACCACTTAGACGTACGCGGAGATATCCATGCAACCTTGATGGCCCTCCGAACCTATGTGAAATCCCCTATGCCAATCGATTCTCTGGCAAAACTCACTCTCGCAGTTGGTCCGAGCGCGTTAATCAGACCAGAGTTACCCATAGAAGAAGCACCGCCAAGATATCGAAGGGGTCTCCTGCACTCTCTAACTCGCGACAGGTCGGCAATCGAGCATCACTACGATGTTTCCAACACCTTCTACTCATACATTCTGGGACCCACCATGGTGTACTCCTGCGCAGTCTTTGACAACGAAAGCAGTTCGTTAGAGGAAGCCCAGAGAGAGAAAGTGGACCTTATCTGCAGAAAGTTGGATCTCAAACCTGGCATGAAATTGCTCGATGTTGGCTGCGGTTGGGGCACATTAATTTTACATGCCGCAAAAGAGTACGGCGTCAAAGCAGTCGGCGTAACCTTAAGTAAGAACCAGGTGACGCTCGCACGAGAGAGAATAGTGAGAGCACATTTAGAGGAAAGTATCGATATTCGTCTGCAAGACTATCGCGAAGTTCAGGACAGTGATTTCGACGCAATCTCCTCGGTGGGCATGAGCGAACACGTTGGCGATTCCAAATTAGACCTTTATTTCTCGCAGTTGCATCAGCGGATCAAGGAAAAGGGTCGTATTCTCAATCATTGCATTACCCGACCTCACTCTGAACTTAAAGCTCGCACGGGCGCATTTATTGATCGATACATCTTTCCAGATGGCGAGCTAACTGCGCCCAGTCGAGTGACTCAGGCATTGCATAATTCCGGATTCGAACTCAGGCACAGCGAGAACTTGCGCGAACACTATGCAAAAACGCTGGCCAAGTGGTGCGAAAACCTTGACGCAAATTGGGACGATGCCGTCAAGGAGGTGGGAGAGAATCGCGCCCGTATCTGGAACTTATATATGCAGTTGTGTCGGATTGGATTTGAGACGAACTCCATCCAAATTCACCAGTTTCTGGGAGTCGATAATGACCAATTTGGAAGAAACGAACTCCCACGTCGATTTAAGTTTTGA
- a CDS encoding SHOCT domain-containing protein, with the protein MNWYRDGYGMDGGSIVLMALMWLVIIGFGIWLVTWITRRDNNPPLQHACVVDKMETPRQILDRRFASGEIDADTYSQARKLIE; encoded by the coding sequence ATGAATTGGTACAGGGATGGTTACGGGATGGACGGTGGCAGCATTGTCTTGATGGCGCTGATGTGGCTCGTCATAATTGGGTTTGGAATTTGGCTCGTCACGTGGATAACACGCAGGGATAACAACCCTCCGTTACAACATGCGTGCGTGGTCGACAAGATGGAAACCCCCCGACAGATTCTTGATAGACGGTTCGCTTCCGGTGAAATTGATGCGGATACATACTCTCAAGCACGTAAATTGATTGAGTAG